In the genome of Macrobrachium nipponense isolate FS-2020 chromosome 34, ASM1510439v2, whole genome shotgun sequence, one region contains:
- the LOC135207801 gene encoding uncharacterized protein LOC135207801 isoform X3 has translation MKAVPSQRKEFAIAVSPKNISSWQTLLNAAKIRQHVGILELAEGVKDDEIPPVLYHRKCHSYFTMKRSLNSIQSQQSDNEIELSSNDSRRSIRGKPSSLSVYSSEECIICGRRTKYKSESGTRENLVRCQEFCADETLRRAALVKMDEKMLAILSTDLIASEGHYHSTCYKAYTWKVAKSNKIVENGESKGTDMEEAHCVEEDAYCNAERLAHEELYTYIRNDIIPKPQIVEMTYLVSRIESSLTSLGIDSVRKSTRKHIRRKLEAEFGESLHIVSNTNGRLLLYPDSMSKNELVKHAYGLQEKLKKLHHQMLQKISLKQKK, from the coding sequence ATGAAGGCTGTCCCATCCCAAAGAAAAGAATTCGCAATAGCTGTATCTCCAAAGAACATCAGCTCATGGCAGACTCTTCTCAATGCAGCCAAAATCAGGCAACATGTTGGTATTTTAGAGTTGGCTGAAGGTGTGAAAGATGATGAAATACCTCCAGTTCTTTATCATAGAAAGTGCCATAGTTACTTCACAATGAAAAGAAGTTTAAATTCTATACAATCTCAACAAAgtgataatgaaatagaattatcCTCAAATGATTCTCGGCGATCCATTCGTGGCAAACCAAGTAGTTTAAGTGTTTATAGCAGTGAAGAATGCATCATTTGTGGAAGGAGAACAAAGTACAAGAGtgaatcaggaactagagaaaaCCTGGTCCGATGCCAGGAGTTTTGCGCAGATGAGACACTCAGGAGGGCTGCTTtagtaaaaatggatgaaaaaatgcTTGCAATTCTTAGTACAGACTTAATTGCTTCAGAAGGACATTATCATTCAACATGTTATAAAGCTTATACCTGGAAGGTggctaaaagtaataaaattgtaGAAAATGGTGAAAGCAAAGGTACTGATATGGAAGAGGCACACTGTGTTGAAGAAGATGCATATTGTAATGCAGAAAGGCTGGCACATGAGGAGCTGTATACATATATTCGAAATGATATAATTCCAAAgccacaaattgtagaaatgacataTCTTGTATCACGAATAGAATCATCATTGACATCCTTAGGCATAGATAGTGTGAGAAAAAGTACAAGGAAGCATATTCGTCGTAAACTTGAAGCTGAATTTGGTGAGAGTTTACACATTGTGTCTAATACTAATGGTAGACTGCTGTTATACCCTGACAGTATGTCTAAAAATGAACTTGTTAAACATGCATATGGGCTTCAAGAAAAACTCAAAAAGTTGCACCACCAGATGTTGCAAAAGATCTCCTTAAAGCAGAAAAAGTAG
- the LOC135207801 gene encoding piggyBac transposable element-derived protein 4-like isoform X1, whose product MRRETDRFAPIRELFDKFMEKCERHYTPSENLCVDEQLVGFRGKCSFRMYIPSKPAKYGIKLVNINDCKSKYLLGSIPYLGKDNIRPSAGVGLGHYYTKELTKPYHMTNRNVTTDNWFTSVGLVADLLQNCGMTLVGTVKANKRELPEKIKTKDNREPGSSAFLFTKEMTLVSYVPPVGKTAKKLVLLLSSMHSQPVLQRDGKPEIIEFYNRTKGGVDAFDGMCALYSCNRKTKRWPLCIFYWIVNAAITNAKVLYTAHLETTGVTKFPERRRFMLCLARSFIRPWAEKRLSSATLPRNLRTFITTVCNTSSVVNTQYPTGHVLAQCNYPQVRCAECPRSQDRKTRIRCLKCQRPVCKSHLYPTCTSCLELV is encoded by the coding sequence atgagaagagaaacTGACAGATTTGCACCTATCCGGgaattatttgataaatttatGGAGAAGTGTGAAAGGCACTATACACCCAGTGAGAATCTGTGTGTTGATGAACAGTTGGTAGGATTTCGTGGAAAATGTTCATTCAGGATGTATATCCCAAGTAAGCCAGCCAAGTATGGCATAAAGTTGGTTAACATAAATGATTGCAAGAGTAAATACCTGCTAGGAAGTATCCCGTACCTCGGAAAGGATAATATACGGCCCTCAGCTGGAGTAGGACTGGGCCATTATTATACTAAGGAGCTCACAAAGCCATACCACATGACAAACAGAAATGTGACCACAGATAATTGGTTCACCTCCGTAGGACTTGTCGCTGATCTTCTGCAAAACTGTGGAATGACCTTGGTTGGAACGGTGAAGGCAAACAAGCGAGAACTACCAGAGAAGATAAAGACCAAAGATAATCGTGAACCTGGATCAAGTGCCTTTCTCTTCACAAAAGAGATGACCCTGGTTTCATATGTGCCTCCAGTAGGAAAGACGGCTAAGAAGTTAGTCCTCTTGCTCTCATCTATGCATAGCCAGCCAGTCCTGCAAAGAGATGGAAAACCTGAGATTATAGAATTTTATAACCGCACCAAAGGAGGAGTTGATGCATTTGATGGAATGTGTGCCCTGTACTCTTGCAACAGGAAAACTAAAAGATGGCCACTTTGTATCTTTTACTGGATAGTGAATGCTGCTATTACCAATGCAAAGGTACTGTACACAGCACACCTAGAGACGACAGGAGTTACCAAGTTTCCAGAACGCCGTCGCTTCATGCTATGTCTTGCAAGATCATTCATACGGCCATGGGCTGAGAAGAGGTTGTCGAGTGCCACTCTCCCACGGAACCTAAGAACATTTATAACTACTGTCTGCAATACTTCATCAGTAGTCAACACACAGTACCCAACTGGCCATGTACTTGCCCAATGTAACTACCCTCAGGTACGCTGTGCTGAGTGCCCCCGCTCTCAAGACCGGAAGACACGCATCAGGTGCCTGAAATGTCAACGACCTGTGTGCAAATCCCACTTGTACCCTACATGTACAAGCTGTCTTGAGCTTGTG